The Bombus pascuorum chromosome 12, iyBomPasc1.1, whole genome shotgun sequence genome contains the following window.
AATTATAAGTCTCCATATGTAAGTTGAAAATAGTAAACAGTTTGTATGTTTTGACTGCACAACTTAACCTATTTTTTAGATATACGTCTACAATTAAACATATCGACAAGTAAACACTTCTATATTCAagaattattgtaaaaatttatgctAAAGTGTATTAATAACGTGtgtgtaaataataaagaaaattactctTTGTTAATGCcatgaataaaatgaaaatctgcacttaagaatatatttttcagcaaATTTGTTTTTGAAAAAGGTAATgaactaattttattatctggCTTTATTCATTATGTTGATATTTGTAATAtgttaataatgataattatttataaatcatttagTTTTATCGTTTATAATGCAAATTGAGTATTTACTACTATTACAGATTATACtatgttgaaatattgaataagTCACTTATGTGATAAAgattgtatgtataatattgtttgaaaattGACCTCAATGGATTCTATTGAATTTGATGCAATTATCAGACATCCGAGAACCATAATTCATATAGATGTTGATTGTTTCTACGCTCAAATAGAGATGCTTAGGCATCCAGAGCTAGAAGGCAAACCATTGGGGGTGCAACAAAAGAGTATAGTAGTGACAAGCAATTATTTAGCACGAGAAcatggaattaaaaaatgcatgtCAGTACAGGAAGCTTTACAATTGTGCCCAGAACTGGTCTTGGTAAATGGTGAAGATTTAACGAACTATCGTCACTATTCTGCTAAAGTACTGGAAATATTGCATCAGTTTACTCCATTAGTTGAAAGATTAAGTCTTGATGACAATTTTATGGACGTAACTtctattgtacaaaaatatatgaattctGGAAATAATTCAGAGTTTAATTTAAGTATTAACATGGAAGATGAAAATCCAGTTGGTAAAGTATTTGGTCCCTCCGAAGAAGAATGTCCTTGTGGCTGTCATGCTCGATTAATTATAGCTTCCAAAATTGCAGCAGAAATAAGAGAACGAATTTATAAAGACTTGCATATTACATGCAGTGCTGGAATAGCACATAATAAGCTTTTAGCAAAACTGGTGGGATCATTACATAAACCAAATCATCAAACACTAGTATTCCCATGCAGTGCACCTATGTTCTTATCTACTATAGGATCTGTATCTAAAATACCAGGCGTTGGGCAAAAAACTGCACAATTGTTAATTTCCAACAACATAAAAACAGTGGATGATCTAAGAAAGACACCTTTGGAAACCTTAGAGATGAAAATTGGTATTGACTTAGcacgaaaattaaaagataacgCCGAAGGTATCGACGAGACCGTCGTGAAACCAACAGGAAAAAGACAGAGTATAGGTTTAGAAGATGGCTTCAAGAGTGTTTCTCTGGTAGCTGAAGTAGAATCAAGACTAGGAGCACTTCTGAGAAGATTAACAGAATTAGCTATGGAGGATGGTAGAATTCCCATTGCTATGAGATTAACTGTTAGGAAACatgattttaataaaccaACTTCTGGTAAAAGAGAAACTCGACAATGCGCTTTACCGAAACATCTATTGCCTTCTACAAAATCTGGTGTTTATGATCATGCTAAAATGTTGGCACTagcaatgaaattatttcaccGTACTATCGATGTTTCTAAACCATTCCATTTAACTCTTTTAGGAGTTGCTTTCACGAAATTCGAAGAGAGATCTTCTGGAAAGAATAGTATTACATCTTTCTTGCGAAAACAGGTGGCTGTTCAGTCTGTTCTAGATATAAGCTCGGAAGAAGGCGTTTGCGATATTAATCTTGGATCACCAATGAGCGTAAATCAAGATAGTAACGACGGTTCTGCGATGAGTACCACCTCCTCTCCAGTTTCGAAATCAATAGGTGCTAACAACCAGAGTGCGGACGATGATGTGTTGAACGAAATAGAACCTTTACCAAAAAAGACTAGATTGGAAGTATGGTTGAGTGGACGTAGAGAATCTCCGAGCAACGAAATGGCTGATCTTCGACTTAGTCCTTCATCACCAATGCAATTATCTCCGAAAATTGATGCAGCAGTTCTTAAATCTTTACCCATTGATATACAAAGAGAAGTGACCCGTTCCTGGCCGACGACTAGTAAACCAAAACCCAATAATATACTTAAATACTTCATAGCCAATAAGTGACGGAGTTCTATGGCCTAGAATATAATATAGCCATCATTATGTACACACTTACACACCTACAATATTGGATGGCAGCACCATGTGATACTATGAATTTAagttactaaatattttaaatcaatttacgATTTTGGGTATTAACTTTCtgtatacacatattttcTAGAACATTTACATTAAATGAATGTTGATATAAAGTAACtttatcgtataattttgATCATTTCATTAAACATCACTAAAAAAAGGCCAATGTGAATTTGCATGGttgtataaaacatatttttattcatttctttttgACGAAATCAAGCACAATTGATGCTTAAATTACCTAGAATAGTCGAACTTTTTTGAGTTGCTTTGCATTTAAGGTGTATTCacaaaagtaaaagaaagtgaaaatgtaaattgacTATCAATGAAAAGTATTTCTATTTAagtaaaattctttattataaatcaaagataaagtattgtaaaataagttttattttcatctttcaaACATTCAAtatgtatgttttatatactatCGCGTATTTCTTAATGTTTAATATTGTTCggatgaataaaaattaagattaagtaagttaaatacttttgtattaGAATTATGTTCTATATAATTcgcctctttcttttctcttgctATCTTCACGATTATTTCACTGTGAGTATTTCAACGGCaggaaagtatttttatttacactgAACTAGCGTGCGTGATTGATACACTTCCAAACGTAATCCGTCTCGTTAAACGAGGTGCTGGCATTTGATCTTGTACGTACTATCTagctattaaattataattgtatgatttaaagtttaaaaatgaaacgaaataatgtttatatttttattactgtcGATGTTATTCTATGTGTAACGGGTGTTACAAAAGACATGCCGTACAGAAATACTCAATCGCCCCTAGCGTGCTACTGGTAAGGAGCACCGTTCGAATAAGATAAgcgtaatttataatatatagttgtattaaaaatattagacaATCATAAAGTTTTATCGATTCGGTATGGTACAAggtgaataattataatatacgttTAAGCGAACACGGATAAgacaaaacgaaaaaaagtAAGCCAACGATTCACGCAGTTtcacattatattatattatacagacGTTTACTTTCACACGATTTATCGAAAAGCATATGTGCATTAAAGCGTGATCGACGGCAAGTGATACTGAAACAGTAGCTTTTGTAAACGATCATACTTACATAAGGGAATggacaatttatatatatatagctcgaataataacaataaaaaaatatatatattatattatatatatataatatatatataaattatatataattatatatattatatatatataatatatatatatatatatacgcgaTGAAAAAAGTTACTTATGGCCAAGCTTTTTttctatgtttatttattttcttgtatgCACGGGAGAAGCGGTACAGTTCTGATTATTAACTTCTGGTTGTGAgatatataagtattttatacgtatataccaCGGGGAATATGAGCGGTTGCGACATCCATATCCGTTCGTCAATGTCGAAGTTCCGATTAATTAGAATAACACGCAATAGCTCGCACTTCTCAGATAATTGCGTTGATAGTATTCAAGAATTAAAGGCAGGCAATGCAGAATGAAGTTAAGTTTGATTTTTGTACAAGCAACGTTACATCGACGGTTCATATTACCTCtgattcatttaaataaaggAAGTTCAAGTTGTACGTCTTTGATGTTCTTttctgtattataatatattcaattgCGTTAAATCATCCTTACTCCTTGTCCATATCACAACTCATCCAACATCTTTTTAAACCACACCTAGCTGAAATCATCGAAGTAAATCATATGAAATCATATGTAGATCTTCATTCAAGTTATTAGAAATGAAATAGTTTCTGTTTATGTATGTGCCTCTATGGGCGTTATTGTTCCAATGTAATATAGCGATATTTAAAAGcaatatgaatttaatttgAGTACACAGTGCGTTCGTGTATGACGGCAGAATTAGACCTTTACTACTACCATGCAATTTGAATGAGGCCAATCACCCAGCCACCGTCTCTGAATGGAACATAATCAGGGTGAGTCATGTCATAATGGAATAAATTGTGCAGCTTTATGCCTTTTTAAATTGTCCTGCGCGCTCGTTTAATAAGGTTCTCGGATAATCCTCTTTGAGTCACTGATCGACAAAGAAACATGAATCGAGCAAACCAAATATGTAATCGTTACTACAAGTCGTAACTGAACTTCTTTTATGGCAAAACTGATTTGTCACCATCTTTTAACTCTTTAAAGAATATAGTGGAGCAGACGCGATatagttaaagaagaaaatatatcttaaCTTCTAATGAACTAAAATTTCATCTCATAAaagtaaacaaattaaaatatattttaaaagctattttatttataattcttaaagGAGGTgcatataaaacaaaaataagatTGGTGAAAGTGAAACAAGacaaaaataagataaaaatgacATCTATTACAAATATGTTCCTATGTTGGCCCATGGTCGGAAAACCCCTatcgaaagataaaagaatagATTTTGACTAGAATTGCTAGTTTATGACTGTTCTCTTCTTAAGTGGTAGCGGTACCCGGTCGGTTACGAGTTTTCTTCGGTTTTATCGCAACATACGTGAGATACATTCGAATAAGCTTTTTTTGTAGGTAATATCTGACCTAAATTTAAATACTGGTCAGGTGTATCTTTAATTCCCACGGTCATTAAAAGCATACTTGGTATAAATACTCCTGAAGTGCGTCCAGTATACCAGATTGATAGCTTATTCGTTACAACAAAGAAACAAGTGTCTTAAAatgtttctgtttctttatatCTTCGCCATTATAGCAATACTTGAAACATCAggtaataattctatttagaaaaattagcatttattcgtaattgaattttcaaaatacaacGACTTAAAACtgtaaattagatttaaaaactAGTGAgatgtattactatataagattattaaatatagcTGCAAGTATAAATGAAGTTCCAAAAATCGTCGGCGGTTCTGTAGCAGAGGACGGACAATATCCGTATCAAGCTTCATTACGTTACAAAAATCGTCATTTTTGCGGAGGATCTGTACTGAACGAGAGATGGGTACTAACAGCTGCTCATTGTTTATCAAGGTagatattaattcaatttctgCAGAAAAAACTAGGtacttttctctttcactGCTTATACCTGCAACTTATTGTTCTAGTTTCAATGATACGTCCATAGCTGTTGTATTAGGTTCCAATACTTTAGACAAAGGTGGCGACATATATCaatctgaaaaaataattggcCATCCAAAGTACAGTTCTATACTGATTAGAAACGATATCGGACTGATTAAAGTGGACAAAGACATCATTTTCGGAGACAAAGTGAAGCCCATCGCGTTACCTAATGAAAACTTCGGCAAAATAGATTATCCCGCCGTATTATCTGGTTGGGGAACTACTAGCGTAAGTACCGACTATtgtgaattataattttagcatctttcttttttcaaaacaattatattcgttaatttttttccCTTATACTTGAATGGTTGTGAATGCGGTACCAATTACATACAAATGATTAAAGTATCCCGGACAAACGCCGAACGATCTATATCACATACAGCTAAGTGTAATCGATCAAAAACAATGTTTAAACGCCAGCTTCCGTGTCACCAACGACAATATCTGCACACTTAACAAGAGAGGTGAAGGCGCTTGTCACGTAAGTGCATTACGTCTAGTACTCGAGAAGAGAGCCCTTTCATGTCAAAGGATCCCTCAACTAAACGAGcactttttttcttatttgtcgCGAAAACCGTGTCGTCGAGAGTATAACAACGAGCATTTAAGCGACTATTAAGTTTCTCTCACCTAGTTCGAAAAGAATTGCTCGAAGTACGCGGAGGAAATTCCAATCTTCTTATTGTTAGTTAGATCGAATGTTTGTGTCGATAAATGAAGTAGTAAGCTTTTACGTTAGTATTATGATTTACAATATAATGCACACTTAtcaatatacttatatatatttgcagcATGCAAACattagtttattttattagttaaGGATGAGATATTGttgtctcttttttttctaataaattatatatattgaattatttattttcaaacaggGTGATTCCGGTGGCCCTTTAGTTGCCGACAATGAACAAATTGGAGTTGTATCCTGGGGAATACCATGTGCAAGAGGTCGACCGGATGTCTTCACCCGTGTCTACAGTTATATTGATTGGATCAAAGATCACATAGAAAATAAGAGTTAGATAAGAAGATGATTGaatctaattaaattacagttaaatgaatattacatGGTGGATTATGCATACCTTCGCACTTTGTGATTTCTCAAAGAatacaatatgaaataaatcatttaattaattacaaatatatctttctttaatattacttataaGAGGAGAGAATGTTAAAGCAAGAAGGGTAGTCCAAGAACTTTTAAAACAAAACCGTAATCTGGGCAAGAGACTAAACAAACGTGCTCCGTTTTAATAAACGAAGACATCGCATTCGTACGTTAGCAAAGTATCAATTTACCGAGCAGTTGTTCTGTTcgttttattcaatttcatttccaaTATACTATTTGCATTTCTTGTATGTTTTTCACATTGCATGATAGTTGTAAtttatgtaaagttatatacgcTGCAGTGCGTCCTACGCTTATGCAAATGCACTTTAAGGTGACACTAATTTTACGGCTCGTATGCACAAATTAATGTCACACGTACCTAATTCGTTGAATTAGATAGAACATTTAGGAagcatataacatttataCGGGAAAATACATGATTTGTTATAAGCACagttagaattaattatagaCACTTAATACATATCCAATACACAAATACCAAATAAATCTTATATGATAAATCTTAAATCTTGATTTGTAATACAtacttttgtttcatattttattattctatttctcATTATTACATGTATAGTCTTCCTTTAAAATATCATGCACTCGCTAAATtttgacaaattaaaataaagttctTGAACTTATGCATATTCAATCCTTGAAAACGAAATGATAAAGCTTTATTaaagttagaaatttatttccacgTTAAAATTGTGTGACCGATAATTGTAGAGAGcggaagaataaaagatatcCTTCATATTAGAATGCGGTAAGAAATCTTCAATCTCAATTTCGGTCAAGCGTCTAATAACCTGAATTCAATGGCGCATGTCCGAATTGTGTGCATCGAAAATCGTTTCAGGACTAAGAAGGATGCTGCACGTAGTAATACATCCTTGGAAAGTAAATTTCGGGTATGCAtaagatttcaaaattattatgcatttcatttataaccgacatataaaacgttttattgaTACTATTTAATCAAATAAGAACATAATTAATTGAAGTAATAAAGGTTCTTCGCGATTAAAATCTAACAGAGATCACAATACCTTTATAAACCCCTCTGGCTACACCACTGGTAGCACTTATTCAAAGATTGCCAACATCGAGGCCAAGGATGCGCACTGCTACCCCGACCTCGCCAATGTTTACAAAGCACGTGTAATCTATGACAGATTGCCAATATTCGAGGTGCATCGGATCTAAAATAAGTATTAAGTTAatgcaataatttttttaggAAATTCGATCAAGTACaatgataatttaatagaGTGAGAAAGAAAACCCTGGACCGTGTACTATAACTAGCGTTTATCTGTAATGAAACGTATGACCTAAATCGTGGTGCGCACGCGCCATCAAGCAAGGACAGTGTCGAGGGTGTGCTTTCATCCCCTGTTTCTCGTGTCTCGCGAATTTCTCATTGCCTGTGCCTGTCCGTGTGATTTTGTGAGAAAAACAGAGTGCCGTGAAAGACGAGGACCGGTGGCCGTGCCACCTGCTGGAGCTTAACGTACATTGTCTGAAATCGATATCGCCATCCTTGTCTTTCGTCTTAAGAACGTCATTCTAGTAGTTTGCAGAGGAGAAATATGACCGCGATGGAAACTGTACACGGGGGATTGTGTTAAGAGTGGCAAAACCTTCGGTGTTTGTAGTgggaaaaaataatgaatgttGATCTggcatttttattaattagccACGTAAAAACTCTATAGCAACTGCAAACCGTTCGGACATTGTTAAcaagataatttaataatcgagCGCTAAAGTATCGAGTGTGtacaagaaaaaaatttgtatatacgCAAAACGATTGTCGAAATCGCGATATTTATTGACCAGAAAATTGATGAAGGTTGATACactgataaaaattattgtcacGTTGCTTATTCGCTATTAGCCAAAAAGTGATTGGACACTAATCAGTTTCGGCTCGTGACATGTATCGGAGATgcatttatatctatattcaCCGATTTCAttgtttacatttaaaaagtgTGAGAAcgagtattaaataaaatctgcAAACGCATATGTTTATCGATATCAATGTGCACGCATTTAACTCCCGACATCGTACAATTCTTTTGAAactaaaaaagatatataaatgttttattatgtcTCGGCACCTTCTATTCGTGATAAAAAATCAGACGAACATTTGAACATAGCTTGCTAGGAAATGCTGTTGTAAACAGTCGTACGATATTGAAGATCCTGCCGTACTTGAATCGCTGTATCATGGTGCTTTATTAGTGTGCATATCACGTCTGTGTAGGATCCTTAGGACgccataaataatatatcgcGCCAATACATtgcttgtataaaaataacttaTCTAAGTTTATCAAAGGAAGCTTCATGAGCTGCTGTCCATTCATGTAAGTATGTGACGAACTTTCTTAAGAGACACGTAaacatttacaatataaaattttatagaatttatgtatatctatTATAGTACGTCACTCGCATTTTAGGGGTTGATAAAAatggtgaaataaaaatatggttCTTTTTGAAACGCTAcatgatatatattaatttttgtttctaaaCAAGTTGACAATCTTTATAAGAtgtaaaatgagaaaattttcaagaaacaaacttacataaatatcttctcttcgtattttatttttcttagccccttcgtaaaaattaatagaacgaTACAAATGAACTTGAACGATGAAATTTATCTacctttttatcgttttagtTTCTGACTctcatttaataaattttattcttcaataAAAGAAGTTTCTAATCAGATGAAGTTATCATATGACTGAAATCGTGAAAACTTAAGAAACAGGTTCTAAATATACGGTGAATGTAATGCTACATATAGATGAGAGTTTCTGAAAACATGAAATTCGTGACTATAGGAAACACACAGCTGTCTGAGAGGCCGACTGTAGCAAGTGCATGTAAGTAAGCAAAGCATACACACATCAGACGCTACACCTTTTAACGGGCGACTGCGCAGTAGACAATTCAGCCAGCTATGTGGCCGTGTACCTCGCACAAGCATACCAGACATTTCTCCGTCTTTGTATCGCCGTTGGTGTTGTGCGTCTCTTTACCCTTCAGCAGACGCGcgtatttctctttctttatcatCGCTTTCTCctatatatttcttctcgCTCTCGTGGCAAACGCTTGATGGTACGCCAATACTCAGGGACGTATGACGCGGCGTGTATAACAAACTCTTcgaattgaatattttctcaaaacaAAACAACTTCTATTTTGTGCATCGTAAACGCTACGCTTAATCGTTCCACGtaaattataatgtattaaaaaattcatacacgaaaaataaatcatttgtCAGTGTTATCTATTCACTAGTATTCACGACAAAAATTCTTCGTAAAAATCCATTTATCTATTCAATTCAGTTATAAACAgattcgaatcgatcgaatcgtttaaaattatagtttTTAAACGTCTCACGAAGATGGTGGTATATCGGCCAAAGGAATTCTCGCAGAAACATaaacgacgaaagaaagaaacggcaTGTTGGTAGGCCGTAGCCGCGGGCACCCGCATAGTATACGTATTATTTCGTCCCTGGTAGTACTGCCGGCTGTGGATGCAGGCGAGAACGTGCGCAGCTGTAAAACGTGAGTCGCTGCGCTCCGCAGCTGATGCGGTTCGTTGTTGTCCGTGTTTGTATTTGTTTGGAAAAATGCGACAGAACACCAACGAATTTCGACAGTATTATTACTGCCATTTGAACGGACTAGGCACGTATGTGATTCGGCAAATATATTGCGAGTGATAGTGACGCACAATAGGGAAAACATTCGAAATGACatcaaatatttgcaaaaataagCAATTTCAAAAGTGAAgtaaaaataagtttaaacTTCAACATTGTTGAGTTCAAGATTGTCCTTTGTATTTGgtttttaatatcattcaCGAATTACATTTGTAACAAGTTGTTCAAAATACAAAGATTCATCTTAGTAACAATCCCCGTCTCGAGGACAATAGgtatttcgaaagaaaaatagacaAAGAGTTCCCATTGGCATATGCTTTGTACCCTGTGGCTCCTTTGCGAGGaagaaattgtgaaaaaaGTGTCATGTTTATTGATAACATTTTGCGCGAACGTGCGTTTTGCTCGAAGCAATAGATACTAGTTAAAAAAGCAAAGAACAATGCATCGTATCATTTTGTCTGAGAATATtgtagatataaaaaaaaattacacgtAGAAAGTTCCTTACTTTGATACCACTTGAAAACACGAtattttgttgttgatatGTGCACATATcttgatatttaaattcgCTAGCATGGTGGAATTAAAAGATGCGGTTTACACGAAAGTTATTTGACGAACCTGTTTGTGTTGTTCTGTTCATctggtaataaaaatttatacgagaaaaaagaagtataTTCTAAGCGTGCACCGACACCCCGCTAAAATGTGTGTAATGTAACGgatgtatatatttcttaaag
Protein-coding sequences here:
- the LOC132912465 gene encoding chymotrypsin-2-like: MFLFLYIFAIIAILETSAASINEVPKIVGGSVAEDGQYPYQASLRYKNRHFCGGSVLNERWVLTAAHCLSSFNDTSIAVVLGSNTLDKGGDIYQSEKIIGHPKYSSILIRNDIGLIKVDKDIIFGDKVKPIALPNENFGKIDYPAVLSGWGTTSYPGQTPNDLYHIQLSVIDQKQCLNASFRVTNDNICTLNKRGEGACHGDSGGPLVADNEQIGVVSWGIPCARGRPDVFTRVYSYIDWIKDHIENKS
- the LOC132912456 gene encoding DNA polymerase iota, producing the protein MDSIEFDAIIRHPRTIIHIDVDCFYAQIEMLRHPELEGKPLGVQQKSIVVTSNYLAREHGIKKCMSVQEALQLCPELVLVNGEDLTNYRHYSAKVLEILHQFTPLVERLSLDDNFMDVTSIVQKYMNSGNNSEFNLSINMEDENPVGKVFGPSEEECPCGCHARLIIASKIAAEIRERIYKDLHITCSAGIAHNKLLAKLVGSLHKPNHQTLVFPCSAPMFLSTIGSVSKIPGVGQKTAQLLISNNIKTVDDLRKTPLETLEMKIGIDLARKLKDNAEGIDETVVKPTGKRQSIGLEDGFKSVSLVAEVESRLGALLRRLTELAMEDGRIPIAMRLTVRKHDFNKPTSGKRETRQCALPKHLLPSTKSGVYDHAKMLALAMKLFHRTIDVSKPFHLTLLGVAFTKFEERSSGKNSITSFLRKQVAVQSVLDISSEEGVCDINLGSPMSVNQDSNDGSAMSTTSSPVSKSIGANNQSADDDVLNEIEPLPKKTRLEVWLSGRRESPSNEMADLRLSPSSPMQLSPKIDAAVLKSLPIDIQREVTRSWPTTSKPKPNNILKYFIANK